In Juglans microcarpa x Juglans regia isolate MS1-56 chromosome 8D, Jm3101_v1.0, whole genome shotgun sequence, the following are encoded in one genomic region:
- the LOC121242394 gene encoding uncharacterized protein LOC121242394, whose product MEKGKEHSSTIRPSTSNPPSVDIPSTSPNIPMHSYYRPSSADIPSTSPNIPMHDFYGAVPVWSPGFLPFPAVNQYPSNIQNASYPFQHGMESQLSLSNTSVTSRFLGTEDTRTSVGETQSAATSSRVEEIHLDRRDAQEIECGSAETSEKVEMDGDDEPVSGMEFNSLEDLMSYYKEYGKKCGFGVMTKKSERGEDETVRYVTLACARGGKARNRTINVANPRPTGKTECKAKINALKVADGKFWLTTVHNLHNHGLSPKKSRFFRCNREVSESVKRVLDTNDLAGIRMYWAIIGILMHSSHKTSMCSNISTNIPN is encoded by the exons atggaaaaaggaaaagaacattCATCTACCATAAGACCATCTACCTCAAATCCCCCATCTGTG GACATACCATCAACTTCTCCAAACATCCCAATGCACAGTTACTATCGACCCTCATCCGCg GATATACCATCAACTTCTCCAAACATCCCAATGCACGATTTCTATGGAGCAGTGCCTGTGTGGTCACCGGGTTTTCTCCCATTTCCCGCTGTCAACCAATATCCAAGCAATATACAG aATGCTAGTTACCCATTTCAACATGGCATGGAAAGCCAGTTGTCTCTTAGCAATACCTCCGTTACAAGCAGATTTCTGGGTACGGAGGATACTAGAACCTCAGTTGGGGAAACTCAATCGGCAGCTACATCTTCTAGAGTTGAAGAAATTCATCTTGATAGACGAGATGCACAAGAAATCGAGTGTGGTAGTGCCGAAACATCTGAGAAAGTGGAAATGGATGGTGATGATGAGCCCGTTTCGGGGATGGAATTTAATTCATTAGAAGATTTAATGAGTTATTATAAGGAATATGGCAAAAAATGCGGGTTTGGGGTGATGACAAAAAAGAGTGAGAGGGGAGAGGATGAGACTGTGAGATATGTCACTCTTGCCTGTGCCCGTGGAGGGAAGGCCCGGAATAGGACTATAAATGTCGCCAACCCACGTCCGACAGGAAAGACGGAATGTAAGGCAAaaattaatgccttaaaagttgCTGACGGAAAGTTTTGGCTGACTACAGTTCACAATCTCCACAACCACGGCCTCAGTCCAAAGAAATCTCGCTTCTTTCGATGTAATCGAGAAGTGAGTGAATCTGTTAAAAGGGTCCTAGATACAAATGATTTGGCCGGCATCCGAATGTACTGGGCAATCATAGGTATTCTCATGCATTCAAGCCATAAAACCAGTATGTGTTCCAATATCTCTACCAACATTCCCAATTAA
- the LOC121242395 gene encoding uncharacterized protein LOC121242395, translated as MHGLTNTRDPWLGFSESHMASSQSSDLVNDDVIESPTCWCGLKTPIKTSYTKKNPGRRFFACPKYNTGDAMCEFFVWADIFKLIEENILSRENKARKTLDDVLKREYAVRKREDKVREMAKKLKKEKRKLLCLYWIFAFVILLAWFG; from the exons atgcatgGTTTGACTAATACAAGGGATCCATGGCTTGGTTTTTCAGAATCACACATGGCATCATCTCAATCATCAGATTTAGTTAATGATGATGTCATAGAATCACCaacttgttggtgtggtttgaaaacACCAATAAAGACGTCCTACACTAAGAAAAATCCTGGAAGGAGATTCTTTGCCTGCCCAAAATATAATACG GGAGATGCAATGTGTGAATTCTTTGTATGGGCGgatatatttaagttgatagAGGAGAacattttatcaagagagaataaGGCTCGGAAGACGTTGGATGATGTATTAAAGCGCGAGTATGCCGTTCGTAAAAGGGAAGATAAAGTGAGAGAGATGGcgaagaagttgaaaaaggaaaagcgaaagttattgtgtttgtattggATTTTCGCCTTTGTAATATTGTTAGCTTGGTTCggataa
- the LOC121243639 gene encoding alpha-dioxygenase 2-like: MAIFSLFSTTSRPFIHPQLQQIVAKMTLLDTLLFYVVHLVDKLGIWHRLPVLLGLAYLGIRRHLHQRYNLLHVGGGTYGRRYNTEEFAYRTADGTCNHPTDDTVGSQGTFFGRNMPPSTSRYGLLEPHPTVVASKLLARKKFIDNGEQFNMIACSWIQFMIHDWIDHLEDTEQVELRAPDEISSGCPLKSFKFFKTKKVSTGSPDLKIGTLNTRTPWWDGSVIYGNNKEGMKRVRTFKDGKLKVSEDGLLQHNEKGIPISGDVRNCWAGFSLLQALFVKEHNAICDLLKVHYSDLDDEQLYRHARLVTSAVIAKIHTIDWTVELLRTDTLLAGMRINWYGFFGKKFKDTFGHILGPILSGLVGLRKPRDHGVPYSLTEEFVSVYRMHSLLPDKFFLRDISTYSTSDQDKCPPVLEEVPVRELVGTEGERKLSIIGMEQMLVSMGHQACGAITLWNYPSWMRNLVAHDINGEDRPDPVDMATMEIYRDRERGVARYNEFRRNLLMIPLSKWEDLTDDIKVVEALHEVYGDDVEKLDLLVGLHAEKKIKGFAISETAFFIFLLIASRRLEADRFFTTNFNCKSYTEKGLEWVNKTETLKDVIDRHFPEMTRKWMRCSSAFSVWGSMPNPTNYIPLYLRSAP, translated from the exons ATGGcaatattctctcttttcagTACTACTTCACGTCCTTTCATCCACCCACAACTTCAGCAAATCGTGGCCAAAATGACTCTCCTTGACACTTTACTCTTCTAT GTTGTGCACTTGGTGGACAAGCTGGGGATATGGCATagactaccagtactacttggACTTGCTTATTTAGGGATCAGAAGACACTTGCACCAACGTTATAATCTGCTGCATGTGGGAGGTGGAACCTATGGACGGAGATATAACACTGAAGAGTTCGCCTACCGGACGGCCGATGGAACATGCAATCACCCTACTGATGACACAGTCGGCAGCCAAGGAACCTTTTTTGGTCGCAACATGCCTCCATCTACTTCAAGATATGGG TTGCTAGAGCCTCACCCAACGGTAGTAGCCTCAAAGCTTTTGGCAAGGAAAAAGTTCATCGACAATGGAGAGCAATTCAACATGATAGCCTGCTCATGGATACAGTTCATGATTCATGACTGGATTGATCATTTGGAGGACACTGAACAg GTGGAATTGAGAGCTCCTGATGAAATTTCAAGTGGGTGTCCCTTGAAAtctttcaagttttttaagaCCAAAAAGGTTTCTACTGGTTCGCCAGATCTAAAGATTGGCACTTTGAATACAAGAACTCCTTGGTG GGATGGAAGTGTAATCTATGGGAATAACAAGGAGGGCATGAAAAGGGTGAGAACATTCAAAGATGGGAAATTGAAGGTCTCAGAAGATGGGCTGCTTCAGCATAATGAGAAAGGTATTCCCATCTCGGGTGATGTACGAAATTGCTGGGCTGGTTTTTCCCTCCTACAAGCTTTATTTGTCAAAGAGCACAATGCTATATGTGATTTGTTAAAA GTACATTATTCTGATTTGGATGACGAGCAGCTCTATAGGCATGCAAGATTGGTGACCTCGGCTGTCATTGCTAAAATCCACACTATTGATTGGACTGTTGAACTCTTAAGGACTGATACTCTTCTAGCAGGGATGAGGATCAATTG GTATGggttttttgggaagaaatttaAGGATACATTTGGACATATATTGGGACCAATACTCAGTGGTTTGGTTGGTCTAAGGAAGCCGAGAGATCACGGAGTTCCCTATTCACTGACTGAAGAGTTTGTTAGTGTCTATAGAATGCATTCACTTCTGCCTGATAAGTTTTTCCTGAGGGATATCAGTACATATTCAACTTCAGATCAAGACAAATGCCCTCCTGTGCTAGAAGA GGTGCCTGTGAGGGAATTGGTTGGCACTGAAGGGGAAAGAAAACTTTCAATAATTGGAATGGAGCAAATGTTGGTATCAATGGGTCATCAAGCTTGTGGGGCAATCACATTATGGAACTATCCATCATGGATGAGAAACCTTGTAGCCCATGATATTAATGGAGAAGATAGACCGGATCCAGTTGATATGGCAACCATGGAAA TTTATAGAGATAGAGAAAGGGGAGTTGCTAGGTACAATGAATTCAGGAGGAACTTGTTGATGATTCCTTTAAGCAAATGGGAAGATTTGACGGATGATATCAAAGTTGTTGAAGCTTTGCATGAAGTGTATGGAGATGATGTGGAGAAGCTTGATCTGCTAGTTGGTTTGCATGCAGAGAAGAAGATCAAAGGCTTTGCCATAAGTGAGACTGCTTTCTTTATCTTCCTTCTAATTGCTTCAAG GAGGCTAGAAGCCGATCGCTTTTTCACCACCAATTTCAACTGCAAAAGTTACACAGAGAAAGGGCTAGAATGGGTTAACAAGACCGAGACTTTGAAGGATGTGATTGATCGGCATTTCCCTGAAATGACAAGGAAATGGATGAGGTGTTCCAGTGCTTTCTCTGTATGGGGTTCGATGCCAAATCCAACTAACTACATACCCTTGTACTTGCGATCCGCTCCGTAA